GACTTTAAGGGATAAGAAGAAAGTTTAGAATCCATTTTTGCTAAAGCCCTTATATTTCCACCAGAACCAATGAGTGTTGAAAACTTCTTTACATTTACTGTGGATAAAGCATCATTAACAATTTTTCTAATCTCCTTAACGTCATTATGCAAAAGCTTTAAAGCCCCTATAGGTAATTGAAAGACTTTATTCACTTTCCTATTTTCAACTTCAATTAATTCTAAGGAACCACCACCTAATTCGAAAAGTATTGCGTCATTTATTGGTAAAGTATTTAACATACCAGTAGCTGAATATCTTCCTTCTTCTTCTCCAGAAATAATTTCAATCTTGTTATTTATAGCCTTTTCAAGCCTTTCAGCAACCTCTTTACCATTTGAAGCATAACGAAATGCACTAGTTGCAACTATTTTAACATCTTCAATTTTCTTATTCTCAAGAATCTTTCTATAAATCGAAAAGGCTCTTTCAGCCTCTTTAACCCTATCCTCCCTTATTTTTCCTCCTTCAGTTATTCCTTCGCCAATCCTTACAAAAAATTTTAAAGAAGAATGAATTCTAAAGGTGTGGTTAGGAAAAATTTGATAGATAACTAGTCTGAATGAATTATAACCAGCATCTATTACAGCCTTAAACATTTAAATCAACTTCAACACCTTTTGGGTTAAAAGCATTTTTAAAGTTCCTTTTCCTTCCTTCAAATCGTAATCTATAATAGCTAATCCTCCCTTTTTTAACTCTACACTTGCTCCAGTTAAGAGCTTAATTAAATTTGATAAATAAGGCTCATGACCAACTAGAAGAATAATTGTATCATCTTGGAATTCTTTAATTTTTTCAGCAAAAGATGACGGATCTTTATCTGGGATTAGATCATCGTAAGTCTCTATTTTAATGTCATCAACTTTTAATTTGTCTAAAATTGCTTCAGCAGATTGATAAGCCCTTACATAAGGACTTGAGATTACGTTATTTATTTTATAACCCATTTCGTCTAAAAAATTTGCAATTCTTTTCATTTGTTTGACTCCTTTCTTAACAAGTTTCCTATCTTTATCATCAATTCCTTCAATCTTAGGCTCAGCTTCCCCATGTCTAACTATTAAAAACGTTATCATAGGAGTAATTATATTTCTCTGGCTAAAAAGAATTTCTAAATAATCTATATAGAGATATATAGTATGTTTATTTAAAGGCTAATTATTAATCTAAAAAGAGTTGATGAGGAATATAATTGGTAGTTTTTTATCAACTTTGGCTGAGTGGTATTCATTTTTCCTCTTTTCACAGCTATCATTTGTAATTTTTCCCTTCTACATTTTTATTTTAGGATTTATCTTTAGATTTCTGGGAGGAATTATATTTGGATATTTAGGTGATAGAATAAATAGAAAAATCGCTTTAATTATTATAAATCTACTGATAAGTATTTTCTCGCTTCTCTTATTTTTCTTCTTAAATACTTTTACTCTTATCTCGTACAGAGTAATTCAAGGATTAACATTAGGTGGAGAATGGGGAGGAGCTTCAACAATTTTGTTAGAGGCTTATGCAAAAAGTAAAATGAGAGGTTTTATCCTTAGCTTAATTCAGTTAACTGTTCCTTTGGCAATTATCCTATCTTCAATCTCTATTTTAGTAGATTGGAAAATCTCACTGCTCGTAATTTCTGCAATTTCACTGATTTCAATACCGCTAATTAGTGAAAGTATGACAGTAAGTGAGAAAACTAACTTTCCCTTACTCGACGCAATAAAAGAGGATTGGGATGGGATACTGAAGGCTATAGGAATAAAGGTTAGTGAAAGTGCAATTTTTTATCTTTTTACATCTTATGTTTTTTACTTAGGCTATAAAGTAACTGGAATTGTAATAATAGCTACATCACTTCAACTCTTTCTCATTCCATTCTTTGGCTATTTAAGTGACATAATAGGAAGAAAGAGAGTAGAGTATATTGGTCTTTCCTTCCTCATTTTCTCTCTACCATTTTTCCCTAATTTTTTAGGAGAAGTATTTATGAGTATTTCAGATTCAGCACTTTATGCTCCTCAATCGTCAATATTTACTGAAATATTTAAGAAGAAATATAGGTATACGGCCTCAAGCATTTCATATCAATTAGCAAGTTTAATTGGTGGAACTATTCCCTCGATCCTTCTTTATTCTTTAAAAGCTAATCTCTTTCTTGTAATTTTACCTTTCCTTCTTGTAAGCTTTATTTCCCTTCTCATAATTTCAGAAACTAAAAGCATATATCCTCGTTAATACGCATACTAACCTAAACATTTAAGTTTTTTAGATATTAAATGAGCAAATACTGTTCTTCCACTAGTTGAAATTGGCTCTTTTATAGCGTTAAAAATACAATATTCTAGGAAAATTGGCCTTATAACTAAGGTATTCTATGGATATATTTCTTATCATCTATTATATTTGTGATATTATTTCAATCTTATATTATAAGGAAAAACTGCATAATGTCGTCAAATAGGTAAAAATTTAAGGTATCTATGATCTCTATCTAAAGATTGAAAGATAAAGATTTGTATACGAATAGTGTTAAAATGTCCAAAGAAGTTGTAGAAATAAGTTATATCTTAACTACGACTATATGCACGCTCTCAAGGTTTTAAACTGAAGTTTTTAGTTTTACTAAAAGTGACGAGAAATTTAGGCTTTATATTGATTCTTTTTTATCTTCCATGACTAGAGCATTTTATAGATAAATAAATTAACTATCTTTTTGTTATATATGCAAATACATTACTGAAATAGTGTAAGTTATTGTAAGAACTCCTAGAAATATTAGATCTTTTTTAGATCCATTCTTTCCTAAATCTTTAATTTCTTTCACTGATTTTAGCTTATCTCCAGGGTTAAAGAATCGGAAGCTTGGTTCTATTAATGATACTAAAGTTAAAGGGAATTTTATACTTAAAAAGAATAGAAGCAATAGTGAGATAAACCAACTTATCTGAGGCGCTTTTTTACTTAATTTTCTGAACGGTATTTTATATTCCACATAAAGTGCTCCGGTAAAGATATAAAGAAGCCAATATATTGATGGTAGTAGAAATAACAAATTATTGACAAATGTTGCCCAAACGATTGACAACGAAGCCTCAAATGCTGTACCAACCACCGTTCCCCACATTGTTGCTTTTAAGTAATAAAGAAGGAAAGTAAGAATTAATAACGATATAGGTATTAGCAAATAAATATTTAAGTTCATAAAAAGATAAGGCACAACTGCTGGAATAATTAATAATATGTCCTTATCTCTTATCTTTAAACTCATTGCTCTTGGTTGTAAATACTCCATTATAGGAAGCGTATAAGCTATAATAGGAATTAATATTATTGCTCTTAGCCAATTTATTTCAAATGGTACTAAAGAAACTATATAGGATAATACTCCTAAAAAATAGAGGGCATGATTTCTTATTTTACCTTTTGTATCTGACTTATTCATCTTACTCTCACCTTAATAATTTGCCTTAAAGTTAAGACAAAAAACGAAATTATACCAATCCCTTGAAGAGGGGCTGATAAAATAAAAAATGAAAGGGAAATTCCAAAATCATAAAGGATCCTCATAATTAAACCAAAGTTTAAGATGGCGAAAGGGATGTAGGAGGGTTTTGCTACAAGTCTTTTACCGAAAGCATTGATAAACATATCCATCAATACCACATCCACTCCAAATACTGTATTAAAGAGAAAACCAACTGCAATAGCATGAATACACACATCATAATTTCCTACAAAAATTGAAGCTAATAGTAAGTAAAGCCAAGCTGTGAAGAGGTGAATAATAGGATATTTTCTTCCTTTAAATTTGTAAAGACCCGAAGCATGAAATGATAAAATCCATGAAAGAATTAAGAATTCCCAGCCATGAGGGTAAAAGCTCATTCCCAAAATTAACAAGATAAAAGCTAGCACATTTTCCCAACTTCTTGAAACTCTCACTCCAGTTACTAAAGCAATATCTCTATTCATTACTGCAATAATCAAACTAGCTGGGTAAACTAAGTTTAAATAAGGTATTACATAACCTAATCCAATTTGAATTGCCAAAATTGCAGTAGAAATCATTATAGAGAAGAATAGTAGATAATTGTAAGTCATTGGTTTAAGTCCTATCTTAGAATACCCTAGGTATTCCTTTGAATACATAAGTAAAATAAACATAGAAATTAAGGCAAATAACAATCCTATACTTCTATTAAATATAAAGGATACTGAGCCAAGAATGGTAGTTACCAGAAATGCTAATATAATCCTATCGTCAGCTTGTTCACCTCTCCACTCAACGCTTAAAGCAACTAATATTTCATTTCCTATCAAAGCGCCAAAGAAACCGTAAATCATTATAAACCAATGCGCTGGGAATAAATTATAAGTAGGATTTAATGGAAATCCTTGCATACTCATAAATTCAAGAACTCCCGGAATACCCCCAAGGAAAAGTAAAACTATGCCAGAAAGCATTAACACAAATGGCAATTTCATATGCGATGTTTAGTTTGATAAAAATAAATTAGTAATACCTAAATTATTAGGGTTGGTTAAATTAAAGATATTCTTTGATATATGATTAGTCCCTTTAAAGTAAAATTTATTCAGTAGCATAAGAATAAATAATGAAGTAATTCTTAGCAAGTTTATAGTCATTTTTCATCGCCTCTTTTTCTCATAATAGATATAAAGATTCCCTGATCTTGATGGAAGTACTCTTCTTTAAAAGGAAAGTCCTTTCTCATATTCCTTACAATATCTAAATCAACTAGAATGAGATAGTGATCATCTTTTAGGACTCTGTTGATTTCTTCTATCTTCTCTTTTCTCTCCTTCTTAGGAACGTTATAAAAATAAAGTACTGTGTATATTAAGTCGATAGAGGAAGAACGGAAAGGTAATGGAAACAAGTTTTGCACTATATCAACCTTACCTTTGACCGGTTTTGTCCACTTCTCAATTTCTCCTTCTTTCCAATCATCTATTCCAATAATATCACCTTTCTTTAAATTTTCTTTAATTATTTTCGTAATTAAACAATTTCCACATCCTAACTCAACAACCTTCTTAGGAGAAAGAGAAAGAACAAATTTACTTACAAATTTACCATAGTAAAGTTCCTCATCTACTGTAATTCCCATCCTCTTGAAAGGTCTTATATTATATGCATTTATACTATCAAAAAGTGAAGACATACGTAAAAATAAATAAAATTAGATAATTTATTTTTATCACCTAAAACATTAGCAATGTCTTTTTAAATTAACTTATTATATTTCTTTCTCCTTTCATGATCCTTTAATAATTGTTCTAGAACAAAATATCTTTCTCTTTCACACCGTTTTTGGAAGGTCCCTTAGATTCGGATCAACTTTCTCTCCGCTTCTGAATATTTAATAATAATCTAATTCATCCAATCTTATAGGCACTTTGGTTATTTTTCTTTTTAGAACATCTTCTACTGCACTAGTTACTGCAGCCACAGCAACTCCAACTGGGATTTCTCCAATTCCCTTAACACCACCTGGAGTAATGGGGGAAGGAGTAGGTACTATATTAACTTCAATCTCTGGTAAATCAGCTGCTGTGGGTAAGCCGTAATCAGCTAAACTTGTAGTTAATAAGTTTGCATTATCGTCGTATACGTACGCTTCATATAACGCAATCGAAATTCCTATGGCAGTCCCTCCAATTATTTGCTCTTTAACTAGATCTTCATCTATCGGATTTCCCGGATCAATATAAACTACGTGCTTTATTGGTTTAATTCTTCCATCTTCAATTCTAACTACAGCTAAATCACATGCAAAAGGATAAGCATTATACCTATACTTCCCTTGTAATGTAAAAGTATAATCTACTTCCTCGCCTTCGAATTGAGTTATACTAAGTTTGCCATGTTCTCCTTCAAAATAGCCATTCTTATACTCGACTTTTCCTAGCAAGTTT
The nucleotide sequence above comes from Sulfurisphaera javensis. Encoded proteins:
- a CDS encoding Ppx/GppA family phosphatase; its protein translation is MFKAVIDAGYNSFRLVIYQIFPNHTFRIHSSLKFFVRIGEGITEGGKIREDRVKEAERAFSIYRKILENKKIEDVKIVATSAFRYASNGKEVAERLEKAINNKIEIISGEEEGRYSATGMLNTLPINDAILFELGGGSLELIEVENRKVNKVFQLPIGALKLLHNDVKEIRKIVNDALSTVNVKKFSTLIGSGGNIRALAKMDSKLSSYPLKSIHGYSISLSSIEKYSSLLPSLDIDARASIPGISKDRALTIHTASIIVNELMKYFNANTLIVSAYGMREGVATEGFTLTRDDWLDAIAYYHALEPPKEIMIDAMNFFDGKLSYFVASASYLSLVFKQAGYLNPFEACYRFMKNAVLPGFTLEEAYLISLICKSAHRKVKKKQLKFLKQIDVHKKEINSLGNIVKNLVDKYVDGVKI
- the sixA gene encoding phosphohistidine phosphatase SixA, with product MITFLIVRHGEAEPKIEGIDDKDRKLVKKGVKQMKRIANFLDEMGYKINNVISSPYVRAYQSAEAILDKLKVDDIKIETYDDLIPDKDPSSFAEKIKEFQDDTIILLVGHEPYLSNLIKLLTGASVELKKGGLAIIDYDLKEGKGTLKMLLTQKVLKLI
- a CDS encoding MFS transporter; amino-acid sequence: MRNIIGSFLSTLAEWYSFFLFSQLSFVIFPFYIFILGFIFRFLGGIIFGYLGDRINRKIALIIINLLISIFSLLLFFFLNTFTLISYRVIQGLTLGGEWGGASTILLEAYAKSKMRGFILSLIQLTVPLAIILSSISILVDWKISLLVISAISLISIPLISESMTVSEKTNFPLLDAIKEDWDGILKAIGIKVSESAIFYLFTSYVFYLGYKVTGIVIIATSLQLFLIPFFGYLSDIIGRKRVEYIGLSFLIFSLPFFPNFLGEVFMSISDSALYAPQSSIFTEIFKKKYRYTASSISYQLASLIGGTIPSILLYSLKANLFLVILPFLLVSFISLLIISETKSIYPR
- a CDS encoding nitric oxide response protein, with protein sequence MKLPFVLMLSGIVLLFLGGIPGVLEFMSMQGFPLNPTYNLFPAHWFIMIYGFFGALIGNEILVALSVEWRGEQADDRIILAFLVTTILGSVSFIFNRSIGLLFALISMFILLMYSKEYLGYSKIGLKPMTYNYLLFFSIMISTAILAIQIGLGYVIPYLNLVYPASLIIAVMNRDIALVTGVRVSRSWENVLAFILLILGMSFYPHGWEFLILSWILSFHASGLYKFKGRKYPIIHLFTAWLYLLLASIFVGNYDVCIHAIAVGFLFNTVFGVDVVLMDMFINAFGKRLVAKPSYIPFAILNFGLIMRILYDFGISLSFFILSAPLQGIGIISFFVLTLRQIIKVRVR
- a CDS encoding methyltransferase domain-containing protein — translated: MSSLFDSINAYNIRPFKRMGITVDEELYYGKFVSKFVLSLSPKKVVELGCGNCLITKIIKENLKKGDIIGIDDWKEGEIEKWTKPVKGKVDIVQNLFPLPFRSSSIDLIYTVLYFYNVPKKERKEKIEEINRVLKDDHYLILVDLDIVRNMRKDFPFKEEYFHQDQGIFISIMRKRGDEK